The following coding sequences lie in one Parachlamydia acanthamoebae genomic window:
- a CDS encoding amino acid adenylation domain-containing protein produces MQLASNLSILTSTSCHDFPEEETINLLIEKQVSQSPNNIAIHHSGQSKTFQEINDLSNCFARFLIDKRDVGKGDRIVICLEKSPFLVISTLSIFKSRAIFVPVDPNWPKARINMLLEDISPKLVITSKNYNALFSHTTPIFFVEDIQVNSTSYMPQNLNLEQSRHDLAYLIYSSGTTGKPKGVLGEYLNILARFTWSWKDFPFQFNEVCVFAAALGTIESLWAMFGPLAKGIPLVIPEENDLKDCVSFVKLLNFYKVSRIELVPSYLKLLLFQYPNLLALLPNLNLWDLSGEILDRETAFKFFSSGGFKSNVRLINRMGASEASSFLFHEVLENHLTDQKIPVGKPCPNTTIYILDDNLNPVEKGCIGELCITGPRLVRGYFNDENLTSCKFVKNPFESSYQYSSKLYKTGDLVKLNQEGLVEYVGRKDFQIKIHGFRVNLNEIEDFLKEHSRVLDAIVLPLEEKLSAFVIIDANSKDFEQESLALRKYLIKKLPLFAVPGEFIFLEKFPVSQSGKLDRSALRNELYNPVVPRENYSPPETEIQKKLCLIWEQVLGYNQIGIDDAFIHLDGNSIKCVKILMSVNSLYSVQLKFSEFFVLQTIRKLSELIAERKTLEQYEIIKADLKYSSNTIPLSSGQKQLVFLEEVQAAPGLYNLFSAFEIEGIFKINLFEESLRSVLEEQFFLRAKLVKSKNEYFFEIQPVDKIFPDLGIQSVASRDEINQAALQPFELYKGPLFRTQLFSVNGALFLLFTVHHLIADEWSLQILYKNLSQHYGSLKLLNNCEEKIKNLYSDSIDRAEGDLNFWKKYLKDASSSISLPYDYLRPEKLSYLGNQCRIELPKGLSAKIYSFLQREKGTLFSTMLAAVQVFLHKWTGQNDLNIGIPSTLRSNKEFDEIVGYFVNALPVRSVYKPLQSFKDTYNEYRKLFYELKNNHGVSFDSIVRAISKTNQLNMNPIFQVWFSVEEAEDRVELEFDGILTKRYEIKNPYSKFDLSFLVKSAKGNLSIEIEYSSELFEETTITGLLERLQIFLDHLFSNNSVMLADVKLLQEEEEKEFVGQMTHISSETIKAVETMVKNITKLSSDKIAVIDQNGNYTYSYLNKRSDELAAYFFKSFPLQSVIAVSLSPSIFFIELILGLMKAGMCFLPIDTSIPKVRTNLMIRQSKALALISHTPGEMEECFILTQKAIESSLKSNDHVDFLEIPNSFKAYTIFTSGSTGEPKGVVLTRGNLANALIHLNKTLGVNANSSFLLNTMVSFDIFLLEMLSPLIAGGTVVIPDNKEHKDGEFINELINDFQINYLQATPSNWRLLLESGFTENVGLNLLCGGEKLDQSLANKLVKMGKSFWNMYGPTETTIWSSCKRIQENESISAGIPIGNTSILVLDSFGQIQPPGSIGEIVIGGNSVGEGYLYNPSLSAEKFVCNPFPLSESFVVVYKTGDKGFINKNKEIVCLGREDRQVKIHGHRIELDEIENVIRQCEYVHYAHVSTYIDFGGFQEVIAYIEPNKPLNFTVEALEVKLKDLLLSTLPKYMSPNRLIILEKFPLTPNKKIDFSKLPLPNELLEKKEQSLPPKTEFEKKIAQMWSEVLGQEEISPKDNFFNIGGHSLNAIRLRNLLAEKLNIELPAGILFQYPTIESFQDYIQNKYFKVYLPFSCEYKGELSEEQKGMLFMQKLYPHLPIYNISFPFIVKNMDKGIAKEAFKEMLKKHDSLNSVLEEHSNGTFLKPYNGPLPYKESISVNVEELSFQEASRLFDLTTEPPIRLLQSQIDQNTYLLQYTFHHVGIDRRSFYIFFKELNEFLSTGISKAKQFFQYADYVKWQRSQAWHDKQEAGLNFWKEYLESTTDLLKLPLDKQRPQNPSLKMSICSILLDASISSTVERFATNAKSTPFLVFLSLFFSSLYRHTYQNDIVAGTPVSMRHRREFEDILGCFVNVIPLRMHFNLKTSFLDVFENFKASFPDLLEHAQVPLSHIIRNMNGNNNSTIHPLFQVMFVFEERQNINLKIGNASFIPLACHTNFSAFDLIFIIKEKTSGYGLEIHYAQDLFEEKTVIDLLHRTEFLFNQLIKNPANPICFSCLLKEDEKKKLLLTMNNNSVPYPKKYIHAFFEENVRLQPDAIALVYEDKSITYHMLNVRSNQLAYRLIKKGVTLETFVGICMERSIEQIIALLAVLKAGGCFIPLDPSFPKERIDYIIEETNLELIIDSNFYETEFETIDLEKESNVDFPISERNLAYVIYTSGSTGKPKGVLIEHVGLCNLVGSVTKAENLKIRPGTRILQLASTTFDASIWDWIGALSLGATLIMREKSYLVPGNILADTLNEFKINNFNIPAGALELLPKQEIPSVQVMMVIGDVCSKKTVEYWSEKCLLYNGYGPTECTIGCTMKRMHSHQSHTDIGKALPNIQTYILDSLGELVPEGVIGELHIGGDCLARGYLKDASLTSEQFVIHAFSNDKTNAPRLYKTGDLVRYHHGSIEFIGRADNQYKIRGFRVDTSEIISILSEQPLVEKAMIRLFEKAENQKILYAYVVLNASFGKHKDILHTLKLILKKTLPAFMIPQDVLSIDKIPLTKNGKIDYGKLPLPVSQPQQEFQEEDPILNEITSLFKEVLGSNAISYDSDFFDNGGHSLLAGQLLFQLNERFKVNLLLKDLFDASTARSIGNLIKKHQNQDRLTSHPIKKVLDDTVDLTSAQNRLWILEVLFEQRGVYNVPLAFEVSNALNISALELSLAKVIERHENFRVRIFSEDGSPRQEILHSQYCKLQVQKICLKKGENLREICQKLSAIPFEMENEILIRCFLIDGMDDKILLFVFHHIIMDGKSINIFINDLNEFYNQSAQPLKQSIVYRDYIAFQNHYIAEEKKLELQNFWKNYLDNCVPILELPLDCPRVKQPYRANRHQFMLGKEQTQKIKKLSSQFKMTLNITCLSFFQFFLNKITMQNDVIVGTPFTLRRSEDWNKVMGYFINSLPIRTFFDRIQNFQDLMINVRESVLEVEENKDLQLDQIIKLLEIPRLPHITPLIQVWYVFENQGDYKTLDFMGTTFSHFSVPSLYAKFDLMLIVEERDNELSFIFEYAEELFLKETIEKWSSHFIHLLRDVLDCPSKNLKNYDFELQEMSFLL; encoded by the coding sequence ATGCAGTTAGCTTCAAATTTATCCATTCTGACATCTACCAGCTGCCACGATTTTCCAGAAGAAGAAACAATTAACTTGTTAATTGAAAAGCAAGTTTCCCAATCTCCAAATAATATAGCAATACATCACTCGGGCCAATCAAAAACTTTTCAGGAAATAAATGACCTTAGCAATTGTTTTGCTCGCTTTTTAATTGACAAACGAGATGTTGGAAAGGGTGATAGAATCGTTATCTGCCTAGAGAAAAGCCCTTTTTTAGTCATATCAACACTATCTATTTTTAAATCCCGTGCGATATTTGTTCCTGTAGATCCTAATTGGCCAAAAGCTCGTATCAATATGCTTTTAGAGGATATTTCACCAAAGCTTGTCATTACAAGCAAAAATTATAATGCGCTATTCTCCCATACTACCCCCATTTTTTTTGTAGAAGATATCCAAGTAAATAGTACTAGTTATATGCCTCAAAATTTGAATTTAGAACAATCAAGGCACGATCTTGCTTATTTGATTTATAGCTCAGGAACTACTGGAAAGCCTAAGGGAGTTTTAGGTGAATATCTAAACATTCTGGCTCGTTTTACATGGTCTTGGAAAGATTTTCCTTTTCAATTTAACGAGGTATGTGTGTTCGCTGCTGCTTTAGGGACCATCGAATCATTATGGGCAATGTTTGGACCACTTGCCAAAGGAATTCCTTTAGTCATCCCCGAGGAAAATGATCTGAAAGATTGTGTGAGTTTTGTAAAGTTATTGAACTTTTACAAAGTATCACGCATTGAATTAGTGCCTTCTTATCTGAAGTTGTTGCTTTTCCAATACCCAAATTTGCTAGCGCTATTGCCTAACTTAAATTTATGGGATTTAAGTGGAGAAATTTTAGATCGAGAAACAGCTTTTAAGTTTTTCTCTTCGGGTGGTTTTAAAAGCAATGTTCGATTAATTAATCGAATGGGTGCTTCGGAAGCTTCATCATTTCTTTTTCACGAAGTTTTAGAAAACCATTTAACAGATCAAAAAATTCCTGTTGGAAAACCTTGTCCCAATACAACAATTTATATTTTAGACGATAATTTAAACCCTGTCGAGAAAGGATGTATAGGTGAGCTTTGTATTACAGGCCCCCGCCTTGTAAGGGGGTACTTTAACGATGAAAATTTAACATCCTGCAAATTTGTAAAAAATCCGTTTGAAAGCTCTTATCAATATTCAAGCAAGCTATATAAAACCGGAGATTTGGTCAAACTGAACCAGGAAGGATTAGTCGAATATGTAGGTCGTAAAGATTTTCAAATCAAAATACATGGTTTTAGAGTCAATTTAAATGAGATTGAAGATTTTCTTAAAGAACATTCGCGGGTGCTAGATGCCATTGTGTTGCCTTTAGAAGAAAAGCTATCTGCATTTGTTATCATAGATGCAAATTCAAAAGATTTTGAGCAGGAATCTCTTGCATTGCGGAAATACTTAATTAAAAAACTCCCTTTATTTGCTGTTCCTGGTGAATTTATTTTTTTGGAAAAATTTCCTGTTAGTCAATCGGGAAAATTAGATCGCTCAGCTCTACGTAATGAACTTTATAATCCTGTCGTTCCCCGAGAAAATTATTCTCCTCCAGAAACTGAAATTCAAAAAAAGCTTTGTTTAATTTGGGAACAGGTTTTAGGCTACAACCAAATTGGTATCGATGATGCATTTATCCATTTAGACGGAAATTCGATTAAATGCGTAAAGATTTTAATGTCCGTTAACTCTCTATATTCTGTGCAATTAAAGTTTTCTGAATTTTTTGTGTTACAAACTATTCGAAAATTGTCTGAACTAATAGCAGAAAGAAAAACCTTAGAGCAATATGAAATTATAAAAGCGGATCTAAAGTATTCATCAAACACTATTCCTTTATCATCAGGCCAAAAACAATTAGTTTTTCTTGAGGAAGTGCAAGCAGCACCCGGTTTGTATAATCTTTTTTCCGCATTTGAAATTGAAGGCATTTTTAAAATTAATCTTTTTGAAGAGTCTCTCAGATCAGTTCTGGAAGAACAATTTTTTCTTAGAGCGAAACTGGTAAAAAGTAAAAATGAATATTTTTTTGAAATCCAGCCTGTGGATAAAATTTTTCCTGATTTGGGAATACAGTCAGTAGCTAGTCGAGATGAAATTAATCAGGCTGCTCTTCAACCATTTGAATTATATAAGGGCCCATTATTCAGAACACAGCTTTTCAGTGTGAATGGAGCTCTATTTCTTCTCTTTACTGTGCACCACTTAATTGCTGACGAATGGTCTTTACAAATTTTATATAAAAATTTGAGCCAACATTATGGTTCCTTAAAGCTTTTAAATAATTGTGAAGAAAAAATTAAAAATTTGTACAGTGATAGTATAGACAGAGCTGAAGGAGATCTTAACTTTTGGAAAAAATACCTTAAAGACGCCTCTTCCTCTATATCTTTACCCTATGACTATCTCCGACCAGAAAAACTATCATATCTAGGGAATCAATGCCGTATTGAACTTCCTAAAGGGCTAAGTGCGAAGATCTATTCTTTCTTGCAAAGAGAAAAAGGAACATTATTTTCTACTATGTTGGCTGCTGTACAGGTATTTTTACATAAGTGGACAGGACAAAATGATCTCAATATCGGTATTCCTTCCACATTAAGGAGTAATAAAGAGTTTGATGAGATTGTTGGTTACTTTGTCAATGCTCTTCCAGTTCGCTCTGTTTACAAACCTTTGCAATCTTTCAAAGATACTTATAATGAATATAGAAAGTTGTTTTATGAATTGAAGAACAATCATGGAGTTAGTTTTGATTCGATTGTTAGAGCAATTTCTAAAACAAACCAACTGAATATGAATCCTATTTTTCAAGTTTGGTTTTCAGTTGAAGAAGCCGAGGATAGGGTGGAACTAGAGTTTGACGGAATTTTAACCAAACGCTACGAAATTAAAAACCCTTATTCTAAATTTGATCTTTCTTTCTTGGTGAAATCCGCTAAAGGCAACTTGTCTATTGAGATTGAATATTCTTCTGAACTATTTGAGGAAACTACAATAACAGGCTTGCTAGAACGATTACAAATATTCCTTGACCACTTATTTTCAAATAATAGTGTGATGCTAGCTGATGTAAAACTTTTGCAAGAGGAAGAAGAGAAAGAATTTGTTGGGCAGATGACTCATATTTCTTCGGAAACCATAAAAGCTGTTGAAACAATGGTTAAAAATATAACAAAACTATCTTCCGATAAGATTGCGGTAATAGATCAAAATGGTAATTATACATATAGTTATTTAAACAAACGTTCTGATGAACTTGCGGCTTATTTTTTTAAATCTTTTCCTCTTCAATCAGTCATTGCCGTCTCTTTATCCCCATCCATTTTTTTTATAGAGTTAATCCTCGGACTTATGAAAGCAGGGATGTGTTTTTTACCTATTGATACGAGCATCCCCAAAGTTAGAACCAATTTAATGATACGTCAATCAAAAGCTCTTGCTTTGATTAGCCACACGCCGGGGGAAATGGAGGAATGTTTCATTTTAACTCAAAAAGCGATTGAATCTTCATTAAAGAGCAATGACCATGTAGATTTTTTGGAAATACCGAACTCTTTTAAGGCTTATACGATTTTCACTTCTGGATCTACAGGAGAGCCAAAAGGCGTGGTTTTGACTCGCGGCAATCTAGCAAATGCTCTTATTCATTTAAACAAGACTCTTGGAGTAAATGCTAATTCTTCTTTTTTACTCAATACAATGGTTTCATTTGATATTTTTCTTTTAGAAATGCTTTCTCCCTTAATCGCGGGAGGAACTGTGGTGATTCCGGATAACAAAGAGCATAAGGACGGGGAATTTATAAATGAGTTAATTAATGATTTTCAAATTAATTATTTACAAGCTACTCCTAGCAATTGGAGACTTTTATTGGAGAGTGGTTTTACTGAAAATGTAGGTTTGAATTTGCTCTGTGGAGGAGAAAAACTTGATCAGAGTCTAGCAAACAAGTTAGTTAAGATGGGAAAAAGTTTCTGGAATATGTATGGACCTACTGAAACTACAATCTGGTCATCTTGCAAAAGAATACAAGAAAATGAGTCTATCTCAGCAGGAATCCCCATAGGAAATACAAGTATACTTGTTTTAGACTCATTTGGACAGATACAACCACCAGGGTCTATTGGAGAAATTGTAATTGGAGGGAACAGCGTTGGAGAAGGCTATCTTTATAATCCCAGCCTAAGCGCGGAAAAGTTTGTTTGTAATCCTTTTCCTCTATCTGAAAGCTTCGTCGTTGTTTATAAGACGGGTGACAAAGGATTTATCAACAAAAATAAAGAGATCGTTTGTTTAGGAAGAGAAGATAGACAAGTTAAAATACACGGTCATAGGATTGAGCTGGACGAGATCGAAAATGTTATCCGACAATGTGAGTATGTTCATTATGCTCATGTTTCGACTTATATTGATTTTGGAGGCTTTCAAGAAGTTATTGCTTATATCGAACCCAATAAGCCTTTAAATTTTACTGTAGAAGCGCTCGAAGTAAAACTAAAAGACTTATTGTTAAGTACTTTGCCAAAATACATGAGTCCTAACAGGTTGATTATTTTAGAAAAATTCCCCTTAACCCCTAATAAAAAAATTGATTTCTCCAAACTACCTTTACCGAATGAACTATTAGAAAAAAAAGAACAATCTCTGCCTCCTAAGACAGAATTTGAAAAAAAAATTGCCCAAATGTGGTCTGAAGTGTTGGGACAAGAGGAAATTAGTCCAAAAGATAACTTTTTTAACATTGGAGGGCATTCTCTAAATGCTATCAGGCTAAGAAATTTGTTGGCTGAGAAATTAAATATCGAATTACCAGCAGGTATTTTATTTCAATATCCAACAATAGAATCCTTTCAAGATTATATTCAAAATAAATACTTTAAGGTCTATTTGCCATTTTCTTGTGAATATAAGGGAGAGCTATCAGAAGAACAAAAAGGGATGTTGTTTATGCAAAAGCTATATCCCCATTTGCCTATTTATAACATTTCTTTTCCTTTTATTGTAAAGAATATGGACAAAGGAATTGCTAAAGAAGCGTTTAAAGAAATGTTAAAGAAACACGACTCTTTAAATTCCGTGCTTGAAGAACATTCTAATGGTACGTTCTTGAAGCCTTACAATGGACCGCTACCATATAAAGAATCCATATCTGTAAATGTTGAGGAGCTATCTTTTCAGGAGGCATCTCGTTTATTTGATTTAACAACTGAGCCCCCAATAAGATTGCTGCAGAGCCAAATTGATCAAAATACATATTTGCTACAATATACTTTTCATCATGTTGGGATAGATAGGAGGTCATTTTATATTTTTTTTAAAGAATTAAATGAGTTTTTAAGTACTGGCATTAGCAAAGCTAAACAATTTTTTCAATATGCTGATTATGTTAAATGGCAAAGAAGCCAAGCTTGGCACGATAAGCAAGAAGCCGGTTTAAATTTTTGGAAAGAATATTTAGAAAGTACAACAGATCTTCTCAAACTACCCTTGGACAAACAAAGACCTCAAAATCCTTCTCTTAAAATGTCTATCTGCTCCATTTTGCTAGATGCCTCTATTTCTTCAACAGTCGAGCGTTTTGCTACGAATGCAAAATCAACACCTTTTTTGGTATTTTTAAGTTTATTTTTTTCGAGTTTATATCGGCATACTTATCAAAATGATATTGTGGCAGGCACTCCTGTATCAATGAGACATAGACGAGAGTTTGAAGATATTCTTGGCTGTTTTGTCAACGTCATTCCATTGCGAATGCATTTTAATTTGAAGACTTCATTTTTAGATGTTTTTGAAAATTTCAAAGCCTCATTTCCAGATCTTTTAGAGCATGCGCAAGTGCCCTTATCACATATAATCAGAAATATGAATGGGAATAATAATTCCACTATTCATCCTCTTTTTCAGGTTATGTTTGTGTTTGAAGAAAGACAAAATATTAATTTAAAGATCGGGAATGCTTCTTTTATTCCTCTAGCATGCCATACAAATTTTTCCGCATTTGATCTTATCTTTATTATAAAAGAAAAAACTTCAGGATATGGCCTTGAAATACATTATGCACAAGATTTGTTTGAAGAAAAAACCGTTATAGATTTACTTCATCGCACTGAGTTTCTATTTAATCAGTTAATTAAAAATCCAGCAAATCCCATATGTTTTAGTTGTCTTCTTAAAGAAGATGAAAAGAAAAAACTATTGCTAACAATGAACAATAATTCTGTTCCATATCCTAAAAAATATATCCATGCTTTCTTTGAAGAAAATGTGCGTTTACAGCCAGATGCTATTGCTCTAGTTTATGAAGATAAATCGATTACTTACCACATGCTTAATGTACGATCTAATCAATTAGCGTATCGTCTTATAAAAAAAGGGGTTACGTTAGAAACATTTGTTGGAATATGTATGGAGAGATCCATAGAGCAGATAATCGCTCTTTTAGCAGTACTTAAAGCTGGTGGATGTTTCATTCCTTTGGATCCAAGCTTTCCCAAAGAACGTATTGACTATATTATAGAAGAAACCAATCTTGAGCTTATTATTGATTCTAATTTTTACGAAACTGAATTTGAAACGATCGACTTGGAAAAAGAAAGTAATGTTGATTTCCCAATTTCAGAAAGAAATCTTGCATATGTGATTTACACCTCTGGATCCACAGGAAAGCCTAAAGGTGTTTTAATTGAGCATGTTGGATTATGCAATCTTGTTGGATCAGTTACCAAAGCTGAAAATTTAAAAATTCGGCCAGGTACTCGTATTCTTCAATTAGCTTCCACAACCTTTGATGCTTCCATTTGGGACTGGATTGGAGCTTTGTCGCTCGGGGCAACTCTTATTATGAGAGAAAAAAGTTATCTTGTTCCTGGAAATATACTTGCTGATACTTTGAATGAATTCAAAATTAACAATTTTAATATTCCCGCTGGAGCTTTGGAGCTATTACCAAAGCAAGAAATCCCCAGTGTACAAGTTATGATGGTAATTGGAGATGTATGCTCCAAAAAAACAGTTGAATATTGGTCGGAAAAATGTCTCTTATATAATGGCTATGGTCCTACAGAATGCACAATCGGCTGTACGATGAAACGGATGCATTCGCATCAATCTCATACTGATATAGGAAAAGCTTTACCAAACATTCAAACTTATATTTTAGATTCACTTGGAGAGCTTGTTCCAGAGGGAGTGATAGGAGAACTTCACATAGGAGGGGATTGCTTAGCTCGAGGGTACCTAAAAGACGCTAGTTTAACGAGTGAACAATTTGTTATTCATGCTTTTTCAAATGATAAAACTAATGCTCCTAGGTTATATAAAACAGGTGATCTGGTGCGTTACCACCATGGAAGCATTGAATTTATTGGAAGAGCAGATAACCAATATAAAATTCGAGGTTTTCGAGTTGATACAAGTGAGATTATTTCTATTTTAAGTGAACAACCTTTAGTTGAAAAAGCGATGATAAGGTTATTTGAAAAAGCAGAAAATCAGAAAATTTTATATGCTTATGTTGTCCTTAATGCATCATTTGGTAAGCATAAAGATATTTTGCATACTCTTAAATTGATTTTGAAAAAAACACTTCCGGCTTTTATGATACCGCAAGATGTTCTTTCCATTGATAAAATACCTCTAACAAAAAATGGAAAGATAGACTATGGCAAATTACCCTTACCAGTCAGCCAGCCTCAGCAAGAATTTCAAGAGGAAGATCCAATTTTAAATGAAATTACATCCCTATTTAAAGAGGTATTAGGGTCAAATGCAATTTCATATGATAGTGACTTTTTTGATAATGGAGGCCATTCCTTACTAGCAGGTCAACTGCTTTTTCAGCTTAATGAACGTTTTAAAGTAAATCTATTATTGAAAGACTTGTTTGATGCCTCAACAGCAAGATCAATAGGCAATTTAATAAAAAAACATCAGAATCAAGATCGTTTAACTTCACATCCAATCAAAAAAGTTCTAGATGACACTGTGGATTTAACAAGTGCTCAAAATCGATTATGGATTTTGGAAGTATTATTTGAACAACGAGGGGTTTACAATGTGCCTTTAGCATTTGAAGTATCAAATGCATTAAATATTTCCGCTTTAGAATTATCCTTAGCAAAGGTGATTGAGCGTCATGAAAATTTTAGAGTGAGGATATTTTCTGAGGATGGCTCTCCAAGACAAGAAATTCTTCATTCTCAGTATTGCAAACTTCAAGTTCAAAAAATTTGTCTGAAAAAAGGAGAGAATTTAAGAGAAATTTGTCAAAAATTATCGGCAATCCCCTTTGAAATGGAAAACGAAATCTTGATTCGTTGTTTTTTGATTGATGGAATGGATGACAAAATTCTTCTTTTTGTTTTTCATCATATCATTATGGATGGTAAATCAATTAATATTTTTATTAATGATTTAAATGAGTTCTACAACCAAAGTGCTCAACCATTAAAACAATCCATTGTCTACAGAGACTATATTGCTTTTCAAAATCATTACATCGCCGAAGAAAAAAAACTTGAGCTTCAAAATTTTTGGAAAAATTATTTAGATAATTGTGTCCCTATTTTAGAGCTACCTTTGGACTGTCCTAGAGTAAAGCAGCCTTATAGAGCGAATCGACATCAATTTATGCTTGGAAAAGAACAAACCCAAAAAATAAAAAAACTATCCAGCCAATTTAAAATGACCTTAAACATTACTTGTCTATCATTTTTTCAGTTTTTTTTGAATAAAATTACAATGCAAAATGATGTGATTGTAGGGACCCCCTTTACTCTACGTAGGTCAGAGGATTGGAATAAAGTTATGGGTTATTTTATTAATTCTTTACCTATAAGAACTTTTTTTGATCGTATCCAAAATTTTCAGGATTTGATGATAAATGTGAGAGAATCTGTATTGGAAGTTGAGGAGAATAAGGATTTACAATTAGATCAAATTATAAAACTTCTTGAAATCCCTAGATTGCCACATATTACCCCATTGATCCAAGTATGGTATGTCTTTGAAAATCAAGGCGATTATAAAACTTTAGATTTCATGGGTACGACTTTTAGCCATTTTTCAGTCCCTTCTTTGTATGCTAAATTTGATCTCATGCTTATCGTGGAAGAACGCGATAATGAGCTTTCTTTCATTTTTGAATATGCAGAAGAACTGTTTTTAAAAGAGACAATAGAAAAATGGTCTTCACATTTTATTCATCTCTTACGAGATGTGCTTGATTGCCCTTCTAAAAATCTTAAAAATTATGACTTTGAACTACAAGAAATGAGTTTTTTATTATGA
- a CDS encoding methyltransferase, translated as MLISYESDEMLHKITGSIFIGYAVLTAHKIGLFHLLEKESLPIEEIAQRLNIELRPAQAVLSAAGAFNLVSCNHGYYTLSSIGRLYLSQNSPSYFGDVFDLYNDQSDQFTLKAIEMAVKTNKPQVYLGEHLFESNKKEEHGRSFTNSMHRKSYNSAHSWPQYLKTTEQDVLIDIGCGSGVHAISVCQAHPIKAILCDFKEILIYALENLKKNKLEDRIIGYPINMWEDPFPEGSIHFYSDIFHDWNPEKCLFLAKKSYESLKKGGRIILNEMLFNDDKTGPELTAAYNIKMLYWTEGQQFSKLEIVELLKTAGFGEIEVVNYFGNWSLIIGAKCS; from the coding sequence ATGCTTATTAGCTATGAGAGCGATGAGATGTTGCATAAGATTACAGGATCTATTTTTATCGGTTATGCTGTTTTAACAGCCCATAAAATAGGATTATTCCATTTACTTGAAAAAGAATCTCTGCCTATTGAAGAAATAGCTCAACGGCTAAACATTGAATTGAGACCAGCACAAGCCGTTTTATCTGCCGCGGGAGCTTTCAATCTTGTTAGCTGTAATCATGGATATTACACTTTGAGTAGTATTGGAAGGCTATATTTAAGTCAAAATAGTCCTAGTTATTTCGGGGATGTTTTTGATCTCTATAATGATCAAAGTGATCAATTCACCTTAAAAGCCATCGAAATGGCTGTCAAAACAAATAAGCCACAAGTTTATTTAGGTGAACATTTATTTGAATCTAATAAAAAAGAAGAGCATGGTAGAAGTTTTACAAATTCCATGCATCGTAAAAGTTACAATTCTGCCCATTCATGGCCGCAATACCTCAAAACGACAGAGCAAGATGTATTGATCGATATTGGTTGTGGATCTGGTGTACATGCAATTTCGGTTTGCCAAGCCCATCCTATTAAAGCTATTTTATGTGATTTCAAAGAAATCTTAATTTATGCTTTAGAGAATCTAAAAAAAAATAAGTTAGAAGATCGCATTATAGGTTATCCCATAAATATGTGGGAGGACCCCTTTCCCGAAGGATCTATCCACTTTTATTCAGACATTTTTCACGATTGGAATCCTGAAAAATGTCTATTTCTTGCAAAGAAAAGTTATGAGTCTCTGAAGAAAGGCGGTCGCATCATTCTTAATGAAATGCTTTTTAACGATGACAAGACAGGTCCGGAGCTTACAGCAGCTTATAACATAAAAATGCTTTATTGGACAGAGGGGCAGCAATTTAGCAAGCTTGAAATTGTTGAACTGCTAAAAACAGCTGGTTTTGGTGAAATTGAGGTAGTCAACTATTTTGGAAATTGGTCTTTAATTATAGGTGCAAAATGCAGTTAG
- a CDS encoding putative quinol monooxygenase translates to MKTEKNITCLAVVQIIPDKKKQLIQALNQVKAESFQVAGCIDYQVLVDENQPNILLIRSVYKSKQHFDKHFETNQMQWFMKEIKPLTCIKINHDLYEEAFV, encoded by the coding sequence ATGAAAACAGAAAAAAATATTACCTGTCTTGCGGTTGTTCAAATCATTCCTGATAAAAAAAAACAGCTAATCCAAGCCCTAAATCAAGTCAAAGCAGAAAGCTTCCAGGTAGCGGGATGCATAGACTATCAGGTTTTGGTGGATGAAAATCAGCCTAATATTCTGCTTATAAGGAGTGTATATAAATCCAAACAACATTTTGACAAGCACTTTGAGACAAACCAAATGCAGTGGTTTATGAAAGAAATTAAGCCTTTAACTTGTATCAAGATTAATCATGATTTGTACGAAGAAGCTTTCGTTTAG